The following are encoded together in the Brassica napus cultivar Da-Ae chromosome A9, Da-Ae, whole genome shotgun sequence genome:
- the LOC106422048 gene encoding serpin-Z1-like encodes MNPSSLPSKSTIGVEKAIKNQKDIALIVSKHLFSTKAKHSNSVFSPALINSALTLAASGPDGSSVSNEIFSFLRSSSTDELNAVFSKLVSVVFADHSSHGGPKITSVNGVWIEQTLPIDSSFKDLFENVFKAAFDRVDFLTNAEQVRIELIKWAEDHTNGLIKDLLPPGSVSRQTGCVFGNALFFKGAWEVPFDKSYTKDTEFQLLSGTSVSMPFNGVVS; translated from the exons ATGAATCCTTCTAGCTTACCGTCCAAGTCAACCATTGGTGTAGAAAAAGCCATTAAGAACCAAAAGGACATAGCGCTGATCGTTTCGAAGCATCTCTTCTCTACCAAAGCCAAACACTCTAACTCCGTTTTCTCACCAGCGTTGATAAACTCCGCGCTCACTTTGGCGGCTTCTGGCCCCGACGGTTCTTCAGTCTCCAACGAGATCTTCTCCTTCCTGAGGTCTTCTTCAACCGACGAACTCAACGCCGTCTTCAGCAAGCTCGTTTCCGTTGTCTTCGCTGACCATAGCTCCCACGGTGGACCAAAGATCACGTCCGTCAACGGTGTCTGGATCGAGCAAACGCTGCCCATTGATTCATCGTTCAAGGATCTCTTTGAGAATGTCTTCAAAGCTGCTTTCGATCGCGTAGACTTCCTAACAAAC GCCGAACAAGTTCGTATAGAGCTGATTAAATGGGCTGAAGATCATACCAATGGTCTCATCAAAGATCTTCTTCCTCCTGGATCCGTCTCGCGTCAAACCGGCTGCGTTTTTGGAAACGCACTGTTCTTCAAAGGAGCATGGGAAGTTCCATTCGACAAGTCTTACACAAAAGACACAGAGTTCCAACTTCTCAGTGGAACCTCAGTGTCCATGCCATTCAATGGCGTTGTATCATAA